The genomic segment TCAAATTTTTTTCTGATGTTTTGACTTTGACTTTATTCACTTTAATTTACCTCTTTCTCACAAATCTCAAAATTATTTTACCCCGTGTTTTACTCTGTCATGCTCTTCAGCCTGTTTTGCACTGTTCCAGCTGTCCAGATCTCCAGTTAGATAACCTGTTATTCTTCTGATTCTGGAAATATTATGGCTTCCACAAATTGGGCATTTGTCATAAATTATCGCTTCCGTTCCGCAATCCCTACATCTGTCAACAGGATGGTTTATTGAACCATAGCCTATTCCAGTATCTTTCATCACTTTTACAATTTTTAGCATAACACCCATATTTTTACGTGCCTCCCCATCCAGTTCCACATAAGTGATATGTCCACCTCTTGTTAATTTATGAAATGGTGCCTCTTTTCTTATTTTATCAAAAAGACTGATTTCCTTTTTTACGTCAATATGGAACGAGTTTACATAATAATCCCTGTCTGTCACGTTTTTAATTACTCCAAACTCATCTTTATCAATACGTAGGAATCTTCCAGCCAGACTTTCAGCAGGAGTTGCCAGAATCGAATAGTTCAAATGATATTTGTCCCTGAACTCATCTGCAACAAATCCCATTTTTTCAATCGTATCATAAAGTGTTTTATAAGCAACTTCACTTGTTCCATGTTCTGCGTCAAACAAGGCATACATCGCATTTGCTCCACCTACAAATCCTATCGAAAGTGAACCTGTATTTATCGCTTCCCCCACTTCCTCATTTCCATCCTTTACACCAAGCCCCTTCCACAAGTTATTGCTTCTCATAAATGGAAATTGCTTTGCCAGAGCTGTTTTCTGGAAATTGTAACGCTCGTAAAGCTGTTCTCCTGCAAGATAAGTCAGTTCCAGCACTTTTTCCTGAAATTCCTCTGTCAATAATTCAATTTTTTTATTATTTTTTTCTTCCTCATTTGCAAATTTGCCAGCCTTTTCCATTTCTGCAATCTCATTTTCCACATTTTTTCTTGTTAAAATTGCAATTCTAGGAAAATTTATGCTCGTAAACGACAAATTCCCACGTCCAAGACTGCTTTTTTCTCCGTTTATATTTTCAAAGACACGTGTTCGGCAGCCCATTGTAGCAATTTCATATTTATATCTTTCAGGATCATCCATTCTCCATTTTTCATGCTTATTAAATTCTGAATCCAAAAATACAAAGTTCGGAAACAGTCTTCTGCTCGAAGTTTCACAAGACAACAGTAATAAATCAAAATTTGGTGCTTCAAAATTTATTTTTTTATTTTCAAAATCATTCTCATAGGAAATTTTTTGATTTCTTGCACTTTCCAAAGCCGCATCAAAATCGCTTTGAGCCAAATTATAGTCATTTTCAGTGTAATTAAGCCCTTCCTTCACTTTAAAAATCTGTATTGGGAAAATTGGAGTTTCATTTTTTCCAAGCCCGCTGGAAGTTGCCTTCAACAACTCACGAATAACCATCCGTCCTTCCTCAGAAGTATCCGTTCCATAATTTATCGAAGAAAATACAACTTGATTTCCTCCACGTGAGTGCATTGTGTTCAAATTGTGTAAAAATCCTTCCATTGCCTGATAAGTTTCATTTTTAGTATCATCATATGCTTCTACCAATAATTTTATTAAGTCATTTTTATTTATTTTAAAATGTTCTCCAAGCAGTTTTATCTCATTTTCATTACACTTAATTGATGAAATATTTTTTAACAGAAATTCTTTTGCATTTTTTTCATATTCCTGCGTAATTTCCACTCCATTTCTAATTTCAACAAAGCTCAAAATTCTTCTTCTCAGGTGCCGTCTAAACGATTTTAACACACCTTTTGCCATATAGAAATCAAATGCGGGTATTGCCTGTCCGCCGTGCTGTTCATTCTGGTTTGTCTGAAAAATAATGGTAGCAAGCGTCGCATAAGTGGAAATGCTCTGTGCTTCACGAATATATCCATGCTTTGTATAAAATCCCTTTTCAAACATATCCGCCAAGTCATACTGCAAACAAGTCGTAGTCTTGCTGGAATAAAAATCCAAGTCGTGAATATGAATAAGCCCCTTTTCATGAGCTTCCTTAAATCTTGGCGACACCAAATTTTCCAAAGCGTAAATCTTTGACACTTCACTTGCAAACTTCATCATCTGTCCTGCTGGTGTCATTGAAGACATATTGGCATTCTCATTGCATGTATCATTGCTCTCAACATTCACTATCCCTGCTATTATATTTTTTAAATTTTCTGTCAATTGTGGTTGCATTTCTATTCCTCCCTCATTTTCTACACTTGTTCTCTCATCCTTAAAAATTCACAAACCATCAATTCCCAGTCCCCTTCTAATTATCAATAACCCAATCATCATTTTAACAAAAAAACACTATATATAGTTTTGATAACATAATGATAACACAATATTTTGTGTTTTTCAAGTTTCATAAAAAATATATATAATTCCATAAAAAGCCAATCTTGTAAAATTTTTTCATTTCTTACCCCATTATTTTTGATAAAAAAAATTTATTTATTTTCCTTTAATCATATATTTTGTAAATTTTTCAACTCAACTTTTCCACATTTTCAAATACAATCTAATACTATTCCCCATTTAAACAGCAAATGTTTAATTAGCAAAGAATTACAACTTCTTGTCCTTAACATAGTTTCTATTTTTTAATGGAATTTAGTATTAGATTTTTGGGTTAATAAATTTCATTTAAAACAGTTAAATAACTAAATTAAAAAATAATTATTTTAATAGTTTTAAAATATATTCTTAGCAAGGTAAATCATCAAATAAAAAATGTACCTCAAAACTTTCCAATTGTTATTATCCAGTTTGTTGGTACATATTTAATATTTTACTTTTTAAAATTTTAGAATTATAAGTTATTTTCCCTTAAATATTCTTCTACATCAAGTCCTGCAATGGCACCACTTCCTGCTGCAATTATTGCCTGCTGGTATCTGTTGTCCTGAACATCACCCGCTGCGAAAATTCCGTTAGTGCTTGTTTTTGAGGATTTTCCTTTTGTTACAATGTAGCCTCTGTCGTCAATTTCGATTTTTCCTTCAAGAAATTTTGTATTTGGAGTTCTTCCGATTGCTACAAAAATTCCATCTGTTGATAAAGTCTCAGTTTCACCTGTCTTGTTGTTTATAAGCTCTATTCCTGTAACTTTTTCATCAGCTAGCACTTTTTTGGGGGTGTAGTCTAATTTCCACTCGATTTTTTCATTATCTCTTGCTCTTTGCTGCATAATAGCAGAAGCACGTAATGTATCTCTTCTGTTAATGATTGTAACTTTGTTCACAAATTTTGTTAGAAATACAGCTTCTTCCATCGCAGTATCTCCACCACCGATTACAACAACATCTTTCCCACGATAGAAAAATCCGTCACAAGTGGCACATGCACTGACTCCTTTTCCTATACTTTCCTTTTCATTTTCAATTCCAAGATATTTTGCACTTGCTCCTGTTGATAAGATTACTGTTTTTGTTTCTATGATATTTCCGTTATCCAAATGTAATTTAAATGTTTTTTTGCCATTATTTTCAACATCTTCAATATCTTTTACAACTGCCTGCAGAAATTCAGTTCCAAAATTTTTAGATTGAGCCTTTATGTCCTCTACTAGCTGTGGGCCTGAAATTCCTTGTGGAAATCCTGGAAAGTTTTCAACTTCTGTTGTAGTTGTAAGCTGTCCTCCAGGTTCCATTCCATTTATTACTATGTTTTTTAGTCCTGCACGGCTTAGATAGATTGCGGCTGTCAGTCCTGCGGGCCCTGATCCTATAATTACTGAATCATACATATTTTTCACCATTCCTTTTTTGCAATTTTTCGTTTTATAAATTATGACTGAATCTCACTAAAATTAAAAAAATTTATTGACTGAGTAAAATCATAATTAAATTTATTTTTTAATATTAAAGCCTAGCAAAATTGAAAAACAACTGCTAGACTTTTTCTATAAATATTTCTTTAAGTAATATATTTTATTTAACTTTTATAATACTTGGTTTACTTCTTCATAAAGTGCTTCTTTTGAGTGTAATCCAACTAATTTTTTAACAGGTTTTCCATCCTTGAATAAAATTAATGTAGGTATGCTTTGGATTCCAAAAGATTGTGCCAGTTCCAATTGTTCATCCACGTTTACTTTTCCAACTGTAGCTTTTCCTTCCATTTCCCCTGAAAATTCTTCAATAATAGGAAGCTGCATTTTACAAGGGCCGCACCATTCTGCCCAGAAATCTACTAAAGCCACTCCATTTGCAATACTTTTTTCAAAATTATCTTTGTTTAAACTTAATGCCATTTTACATCAACCTCTTTCTTTAATTATTTTTACTAAGTTTGTAATTTACAGTTTATTTTTTAAAAAAATTATGTTATACTATTTTTATAAAATCAACTATTCAATTAATCAATTGAATAGTATCATATTTAAAATAAATTGTCAATATTTTTATTACAAAATTTTAAAAATGTGCTCAAACTGCTTCAATATTAAATTGGTTAAGATTAAATGAACGTGGGGCTTAAAATAATCGTAACTTTCGAATCTAATTTTAAAGAAATTTGGTGTAAATACGGAAAGTAAAAAGGAGCTGAATTAAATGGATAAAATATGTGAAAATTATAAAAATAGCCTGTATTCCGGATTGTCAAAAATTGGGAAATGCCTGTCCAGCGAGAAAAGAATTGAAATACTGGATTTGCTTGTGCAGGGAGCAAAAACTGTGGAAAGTATTTCAAATGAAACAGGAATGAGTATTGCTAATACTTCAAGACACTTGCAGGTTTTAAAGGATGGTAATCTGGTTGTTTGTGAAAAAAAGGGGAATTATGTTGTTTATGAGATTGCAAATACGCAGATAATTGACTTGGTGTATCTTCTGATTGGGGTAGGGGAGCAGCAGCTTTCGGATATTCAGCGAATACACAGTGAATTTAATGACAGTTGTATGAAAATTCGTCCAATTACACTGGAACAGGCTTATGAAATGGCAAAAAATAAAGAAACATTGATAATTGACTTACGTCCAGCAGATGAATTTAATTCAAGCCATATAGAGAATGCGATAAATATTCCAATGAAAAATCTTGAAGAAAATCTAAAAAAATTACCAAAAAATAAGGAAATAATCGTTTATTGCAGAGGAAGAAACTGTGCCTATGCAAATCTTGCTTCCAAACTTTTGAATGATAACGGATTTCATGCTTATAGCCTGAATCAGAGTTATTATGATTGGCAGAAGTATAGTGACTTCTAATTTCTAATGGGGTTTAGTATAAAATAGAGCTATTATAATAAAAAGACTATTTCAAAAAAATTTTTGAGATAGCCTCTATTTTTTTAATATTTAAATTTTACATTTGAAGATTCAGGCCTTCCAACTGTTTTTTTCTCCTTGACATAGTTTATAAATGAAGTTTCAACACCTAAATGTGTATTTGTCCCTTCTCTTCCTGGAGTTGAGGTGATTTTACCAAAAGTTGTATATCCATCTTTTCCTGCAGCAATATATGAATTTGTTCCTACAGTATAAGTTTTTTTGGCATCAATTGGAACCCATTTATTTGTTTTTGCGTCTAGCACTTCAATTTTTTTAACTCTTGTCCCTAAAGTTCCTTCCCTAGTTGCTTCAAATCTTATTCCTGCTCCATAAGGGAATGCTCCTGAAGATCCTCCGTCAAGTGCAAAGTTCAATGAATCTTCTATGACTTGTTTTATTTCTGCACCATTCATTTTTAAAATGTAAATAGTATTTGAAGTAAATGGAAGTAATGTATAAGCATCATCATAGGAAATTTTTCCCGGAGTTAAAGATATTCTTACCCCTCCTGAATTTAATATTACCATGTCAATATTACCCGTTCCCATATTTTTAAGCGTGTGTAGAACTGTTTCAGATACAAGTGTTGTAGCTAAAGATCCTTCCGGATTTTTATCATTAGGTATTCTGTTTGCAGATCCACCAGGGATTTCCTGTGTTATATTTCCTATTTCCTTTTTACCCAGCTCATTTTTTTCTGCTTTATATCTTGCGAGCACTTTTTGGGCAGCAGGATCTTCTTTGACAAATTTTATATCTTTACGGCTGTTTACATATTTGATAATATCTTCTTTTTCTTTTCCTTGAAGCTGACTTTTTTCACCTTTGTCATTTTTAACTTCAAACAAGTTATCTCCAATAACTATTGTAGGTTCCGCCTTTAATTCAGTAACTACACCCTTATCGTTGAATTTAATTTTCATATTTCCTACCATATGTGAATAACACCATGCTTCTGCAACATATACAGGCTCCCCTGCCGGTGACATTATTTTTTTAGGATATTCCGCAACAGGCTTTAATCCATATTCTTTATAGCTTTCTCCCAATAGATAGTGAGTATCTCCTGTAATAATAACATCTATTCCCGAAACTTTTTCAGCGATTTCAAGATTTTTTTCATATCCTGCATGTGATAGGAAAATTATCTTGTTGATTCCTTTTGCCTGAAGTTCTGCTACCATTTTTTTGGCTGTTTCAACTTCATCGTGAAATTTTATATCTTTTCCAGGACTTGAAGATTCAATGGTTTTTCCTACTACATCTAATCCCACAATGGCAACATCCTGTCCATCTATTTTTTTAATTACGTAAGGAGTCCATTTTCCCTCCAAAATACTTCCCTTATCAGGAATAACATTAGCTGAAACTACAGGTATCTTTAATTCATCAAGGAAATTTTTTAAGACAGTATTACCATCATCAAATTCATGATTTCCTAAAGTGAACAAGTCAAAATGTCCTACATTCATAAGTGCCGCATCAGCTTTTCCTTTAAACAAAGTGTAATACAATGTTCCAGAAAGAGCATCTCCTGCATGCAATACCAGATTATTTTTA from the Leptotrichia trevisanii DSM 22070 genome contains:
- a CDS encoding anaerobic ribonucleoside triphosphate reductase, whose product is MQPQLTENLKNIIAGIVNVESNDTCNENANMSSMTPAGQMMKFASEVSKIYALENLVSPRFKEAHEKGLIHIHDLDFYSSKTTTCLQYDLADMFEKGFYTKHGYIREAQSISTYATLATIIFQTNQNEQHGGQAIPAFDFYMAKGVLKSFRRHLRRRILSFVEIRNGVEITQEYEKNAKEFLLKNISSIKCNENEIKLLGEHFKINKNDLIKLLVEAYDDTKNETYQAMEGFLHNLNTMHSRGGNQVVFSSINYGTDTSEEGRMVIRELLKATSSGLGKNETPIFPIQIFKVKEGLNYTENDYNLAQSDFDAALESARNQKISYENDFENKKINFEAPNFDLLLLSCETSSRRLFPNFVFLDSEFNKHEKWRMDDPERYKYEIATMGCRTRVFENINGEKSSLGRGNLSFTSINFPRIAILTRKNVENEIAEMEKAGKFANEEEKNNKKIELLTEEFQEKVLELTYLAGEQLYERYNFQKTALAKQFPFMRSNNLWKGLGVKDGNEEVGEAINTGSLSIGFVGGANAMYALFDAEHGTSEVAYKTLYDTIEKMGFVADEFRDKYHLNYSILATPAESLAGRFLRIDKDEFGVIKNVTDRDYYVNSFHIDVKKEISLFDKIRKEAPFHKLTRGGHITYVELDGEARKNMGVMLKIVKVMKDTGIGYGSINHPVDRCRDCGTEAIIYDKCPICGSHNISRIRRITGYLTGDLDSWNSAKQAEEHDRVKHGVK
- the trxB gene encoding thioredoxin-disulfide reductase, with protein sequence MYDSVIIGSGPAGLTAAIYLSRAGLKNIVINGMEPGGQLTTTTEVENFPGFPQGISGPQLVEDIKAQSKNFGTEFLQAVVKDIEDVENNGKKTFKLHLDNGNIIETKTVILSTGASAKYLGIENEKESIGKGVSACATCDGFFYRGKDVVVIGGGDTAMEEAVFLTKFVNKVTIINRRDTLRASAIMQQRARDNEKIEWKLDYTPKKVLADEKVTGIELINNKTGETETLSTDGIFVAIGRTPNTKFLEGKIEIDDRGYIVTKGKSSKTSTNGIFAAGDVQDNRYQQAIIAAGSGAIAGLDVEEYLRENNL
- the trxA gene encoding thioredoxin; protein product: MALSLNKDNFEKSIANGVALVDFWAEWCGPCKMQLPIIEEFSGEMEGKATVGKVNVDEQLELAQSFGIQSIPTLILFKDGKPVKKLVGLHSKEALYEEVNQVL
- a CDS encoding metalloregulator ArsR/SmtB family transcription factor encodes the protein MDKICENYKNSLYSGLSKIGKCLSSEKRIEILDLLVQGAKTVESISNETGMSIANTSRHLQVLKDGNLVVCEKKGNYVVYEIANTQIIDLVYLLIGVGEQQLSDIQRIHSEFNDSCMKIRPITLEQAYEMAKNKETLIIDLRPADEFNSSHIENAINIPMKNLEENLKKLPKNKEIIVYCRGRNCAYANLASKLLNDNGFHAYSLNQSYYDWQKYSDF
- the nadN gene encoding NAD nucleotidase, with the protein product MKKLILLGLAAAISISAMGATRKKTASKNRLSAKTLELNLIHINDHHSHLEEEKMDLVLNGKKVTVNVGGMPRMIQRITDLKKSSKNNLVLHAGDALSGTLYYTLFKGKADAALMNVGHFDLFTLGNHEFDDGNTVLKNFLDELKIPVVSANVIPDKGSILEGKWTPYVIKKIDGQDVAIVGLDVVGKTIESSSPGKDIKFHDEVETAKKMVAELQAKGINKIIFLSHAGYEKNLEIAEKVSGIDVIITGDTHYLLGESYKEYGLKPVAEYPKKIMSPAGEPVYVAEAWCYSHMVGNMKIKFNDKGVVTELKAEPTIVIGDNLFEVKNDKGEKSQLQGKEKEDIIKYVNSRKDIKFVKEDPAAQKVLARYKAEKNELGKKEIGNITQEIPGGSANRIPNDKNPEGSLATTLVSETVLHTLKNMGTGNIDMVILNSGGVRISLTPGKISYDDAYTLLPFTSNTIYILKMNGAEIKQVIEDSLNFALDGGSSGAFPYGAGIRFEATREGTLGTRVKKIEVLDAKTNKWVPIDAKKTYTVGTNSYIAAGKDGYTTFGKITSTPGREGTNTHLGVETSFINYVKEKKTVGRPESSNVKFKY